The Scomber japonicus isolate fScoJap1 chromosome 8, fScoJap1.pri, whole genome shotgun sequence genome has a segment encoding these proteins:
- the tlx2 gene encoding T-cell leukemia homeobox protein 2, protein MEHTGIEEVNQTHQQQHEPISFGIDQILNSSDQSSGCMLPNRTGDPDYALASNVYSNGYNSVYNPACSMTTAAGLAGSYNVNMNMNVSMNMNVNVNSGGAGGVIRVPAHRPMPPPPPPAAVAPHPPPSAHPPGIGHGIPSVPGMGMGNAANFTFPWMESSRRFAKDRLTGEQGEESRAGEATEGPGAAGSLCPLPKGDIGRVPVWSTVETLAKCYYPELAHLRESNGLLADYPFPKGACPAALSPFSVTRRIGHPYQNRTPPKRKKPRTSFSRVQICELEKRFHRQKYLASAERATLAKALKMTDAQVKTWFQNRRTKWRRQTAEEREAERQQANRLMLQLQQEAFQKTLSQPLQPDPLCLHNSSLYALQNLQPWADDNKVTSVTSVASVV, encoded by the exons atgGAGCACACCGGAATCGAGGAGGTGAACCAGACgcaccagcagcagcatgaaCCCATCAGCTTCGGGATCGACCAGATCCTTAACAGCTCGGACCAGTCCAGCGGTTGCATGCTCCCTAACCGGACCGGCGACCCGGATTACGCACTGGCCTCTAATGTCTACAGCAATGGGTACAACAGCGTCTACAACCCGGCTTGCTCCATGACGACGGCGGCGGGTCTGGCCGGCTCGTACAACgtcaacatgaacatgaacGTCAGCATGAACATGAACGTTAACGTGAACTCGGGTGGCGCCGGAGGGGTGATCCGGGTGCCAGCGCACAGACCCATGCCTCCACCTCCGCCACCCGCCGCCGTCGCACCCCATCCGCCCCCTTCGGCTCACCCGCCGGGTATTGGACACGGCATCCCATCGGTGCCAGGGATGGGGATGGGGAATGCTGCAAACTTCACCTTCCCCTGGATGGAGAGCAGTAGGAGGTTTGCCAAGGACAGATTAACAg GGGAGCAGGGTGAGGAGAGCCGAGCAGGAGAGGCCACGGAGGGCCCAGGGGCCGCCGGGTCCCTCTGTCCGCTCCCAAAGGGAGACATCGGCAGGGTCCCTGTCTGGAGCACTGTGGAGACATTAGCCAAATGCTATTACCCCGAGCTCGCTCACTTGCGAGAGAGCAATGGCCTTCTAGCAGACTATCCTTTCCCAAAGGGGGCTTGCCCAG CAGCCCTCTCACCGTTCTCCGTGACCCGTCGCATCGGCCACCCTTACCAGAATCGGACGCCGcccaaaagaaaaaagcctCGCACCTCCTTCAGCCGGGTGCAGATCTGCGAGCTGGAGAAACGATTCCACCGGCAGAAGTACCTGGCGTCAGCCGAGCGCGCCACCTTGGCCAAGGCCCTGAAGATGACGGATGCACAAGTCAAGACATGGTTTCAAAACAGACGGACAAAATGGCG GAGACAGActgctgaggagagagaggctgagaggcAGCAGGCAAACCGGCTGATGCTGCAGCTTCAGCAGGAAGCTTTCCAGAAGACGTTGAGCCAGCCTCTGCAGCCGGACCCACTCTGCCTGCATAACTCCTCCCTCTACGCCCTGCAGAACCTGCAGCCCTGGGCAGATGACAATAAGGTGACCTCCGTCACCTCCGTGGCATCTGtagtgtga